A window of the Agromyces mariniharenae genome harbors these coding sequences:
- a CDS encoding energy-coupling factor transporter transmembrane component T family protein, which translates to MIGVFHPGTSLVHRTPALAKLGLLAVLVTAVALVPSLAWLGAASVVVVLLFVLARVPFALAWRQVVPILWVLAFAVPVQVLFGGWEAAAIMAVRLVIAVALAALYTLTTPVSATLDAMQALLRPFRRWIDPDRIGLALALTIRCVPLLADLVREVMEARKARGAEGSILALAVPVIVRALRTAEHLGEALTARGFDD; encoded by the coding sequence ATGATCGGCGTCTTCCATCCCGGCACTTCGCTCGTGCATCGCACGCCCGCGCTCGCGAAGCTCGGGCTGCTCGCGGTGCTCGTGACCGCCGTGGCGCTCGTGCCGTCGCTCGCGTGGCTCGGCGCGGCATCCGTCGTCGTCGTGCTGCTGTTCGTGCTCGCGCGAGTTCCGTTCGCGCTCGCGTGGCGGCAGGTGGTGCCGATCCTCTGGGTGCTCGCGTTCGCGGTGCCGGTGCAGGTGCTGTTCGGCGGGTGGGAGGCGGCCGCGATCATGGCGGTGCGGCTCGTGATCGCCGTCGCGCTGGCGGCCCTGTACACGCTCACCACGCCGGTGAGCGCGACGCTCGACGCCATGCAGGCGCTGCTGCGACCGTTCCGGCGGTGGATCGATCCCGACCGGATCGGGCTCGCGCTCGCGCTCACGATCCGGTGCGTGCCGCTGCTCGCCGACCTCGTGCGCGAGGTCATGGAGGCGCGGAAGGCGCGCGGCGCGGAGGGATCGATCCTCGCACTCGCGGTGCCCGTGATCGTGCGGGCGCTGCGCACCGCGGAGCACCTCGGCGAGGCGCTCACCGCGCGCGGCTTCGACGACTGA